From Triticum aestivum cultivar Chinese Spring chromosome 4A, IWGSC CS RefSeq v2.1, whole genome shotgun sequence, a single genomic window includes:
- the LOC123081920 gene encoding L10-interacting MYB domain-containing protein-like → MVAEWTIENTRIITELFVQQVRAGNRPNTHLTSNAYDEVVRQFKIRTGLEYTNDQLKNKWDKLRGEYGVFKKLKLKETGAGWDTERNTVKQDAEWWKKAKIDIPGCYKFRKHGLRNEENLRIMFEDITSDGSDHWNPTSGIPPTSTALISSAINLEQIEDVDLLEDPEEAPSPITPKVNKRLGKIICDTNKKPKTAQVMQEQITMIGDICKESHSSFQSFFKHDDTTSVASVMKEAIACGAIEGSDEHFIASELFIKREQREMFLSMSVHTRLGWLKRKFNVKYGN, encoded by the exons ATGGTTGCCGAATGGACTATTGAGAACACTCGGATTATCACCGAGTTGTTTGTCCAGCAAGTGAGAGCTGGAAATAGGCCAAATACTCACTTGACCTCCAATGCATATGATGAGGTGGTGAGGCAATTCAAAATAAGAACAGGGTTGGAGTACACAAATGATCAATTGAAGAACAAATGGGACAAACTAAGAGGTGAATATGGTGTATTCAAGAAACTTAAGTTGAAGGAGACAGGAGCGGGATGGGACACAGAGCGCAACACTGTGAAACAAGATGCTGAGTGGTGGAAGAAGGCAAAGATA GACATTCCAGGTTGTTACAAGTTCAGGAAGCATGGACTTCGCAATGAAGAGAACTTGCGCATCATGTTTGAAGACATCACAAGTGACGGTTCCGATCATTGGAATCCGACTTCTGGCATCCCCCCTACTTCTACTGCACTAATATCAAGTGCCATAAATCTTGAGCAAATAGAAGATGTTGATCTGTTGGAGGATCCCGAAGAGGCACCATCTCCTATTACACCAAAGGTTAATAAGAGGCTTGGCAAGATCATTTGTGACACAAACAAGAAACCCAAGACCGCACAAGTGATGCAGGAGCAGATTACAATGATCGGGGACATTTGTAAGGAATCACATTCGTCGTTTCAGTCGTTCTTTAAGCACGATGACACCACCTCTGTTGCATCTGTTATGAAGGAAGCAATTGCTTGTGGTGCAATAGAAGGCAGCGATGAGCACTTCATTGCCTCTGAGCTTTTCATCAAGAGAGAGCAAAGGGAGATGTTTTTGAGCATGAGTGTTCACACTCGTTTGGGTTGGCTAAAGAGGAAGTTCAATGTCAAGTACGGGAACTAG